Proteins from a single region of Manis javanica isolate MJ-LG chromosome 5, MJ_LKY, whole genome shotgun sequence:
- the PDHA2 gene encoding pyruvate dehydrogenase E1 component subunit alpha, testis-specific form, mitochondrial, translating into MDASRRRGTLGPAWAPCPAATVGTCARRSVGGHGVGPVAGGWEPPQPQPRSMRKMLAAAVSRLLASVSQKPTSRALVASCNYSNDATFEIKKCDLYRLEEGPPVTTVLTRADALKYYRMMQTVRRMELTADQLYKQKFIRGFCHLCDGQEACYVGLEAGINTTDHVITSYRAHGLCYIRGIPVREILAELTGRRGGCAKGKGGSMHMYTKNFYGGNGIVGAQGPLGAGIALACKYKGDNEVCLTLYGDGAANQGQIFEAYNMAALWKLPCIFICENNLYGMGTSAERAAASTDYYKRGGFIPGLRVDGMDVLCVCEATKFAVDYCRSGNGPILMELQTYRYHGHSMSDPGISYRTREEVQNVKSKNDPIMLLKDRMVKNKLTSMEELKEIDVEVREEIAAAAQFATTDPEPPLEELGHHIYSNSPPFQVRGANQWIKFKSVS; encoded by the coding sequence ATGGACGCAAGCAGGCGGCGCGGGACCCTCGGTCCTGCCTGGGCCCCATGTCCTGCAGCGACCGTTGGGACATGCGCTCGACGGAGCGTCGGGGGACACGGGGTCGGCCCGGTCGCTGGCGGTTGGGAGCCGCCACAGCCTCAGCCGCGCTCCATGAGGAAGATGCTGGCTGCCGCTGTCTCCCGCCTGTTGGCCAGTGTCTCCCAGAAGCCCACTAGCAGAGCGCTGGTGGCATCCTGCAACTATTCAAATGATGCTACATTTGAAATTAAGAAATGTGATCTCTATCGGCTGGAAGAGGGTCCCCCAGTCACAACGGTGCTCACCAGGGCGGATGCGCTCAAATACTACAGGATGATGCAGACTGTCCGCCGAATGGAGTTGACGGCGGATCAGTTGtacaaacagaaatttattcgTGGTTTCTGTCACTTGTGTGATGGCCAGGAAGCCTGTTACGTGGGCCTCGAGGCCGGGATTAATACCACTGATCATGTCATCACATCCTATCGGGCTCATGGTTTATGCTATATTCGGGGAATCCCTGTTAGGGAAATTCTTGCAGAGTTGACGGGTCGGAGAGGAGGTTGTGCTAAAGGAAAAGGCGGATCGATGCACATGTATACCAAGAACTTCTATGGGGGCAATGGCATTGTTGGCGCCCAGGGACCCCTGGGAGCTGGCATTGCTCTCGCCTGCAAATACAAGGGAGACAATGAGGTCTGTTTGACTCTCTATGGGGATGGGGCTGCCAATCAGGGTCAGATATTTGAAGCTTACAATATGGCAGCTTTGTGGAAATTACCATGTATTTTCATCTGTGAGAATAACCTCTATGGAATGGGGACATCTGCCGAGAGAGCAGCTGCCAGCACCGATTACTACAAGAGAGGCGGTTTTATCCCTGGATTAAGGGTGGATGGAATGGATGTTCTCTGCGTCTGCGAGGCGACTAAGTTTGCAGTTGACTACTGCAGATCTGGAAACGGGCCCatactgatggagctgcagacGTACCGTTATCATGGACACAGTATGAGTGATCCTGGAATCAGTTATCGCACCCGAGAAGAAGTTCAGAATGTGAAAAGTAAGAATGATCCTATTATGCTTCTCAAAGACAGAATGGTAAAAAACAAGCTCACCAGTATGGAAGAATTGAAGGAAATTGATGTTGAAGTGAGGGAAGAAATTGCTGCCGCCGCCCAGTTTGCTACAACAGATCCTGAACCACCTTTGGAAGAGTTAGGCCACCACATCTACAGCAATAGTCCACCTTTTCAAGTCCGTGGTGCAAATCAGTGGATCAAGTTTAAGTCTGTCAGTTAA